The following are encoded in a window of Mustela nigripes isolate SB6536 chromosome 1, MUSNIG.SB6536, whole genome shotgun sequence genomic DNA:
- the TTC9C gene encoding tetratricopeptide repeat protein 9C: MEKRLQEAQLYKEKGNQRYREGKYRDAVSRYHRALLQLRGLDPNLPSPIPNLGPQGPALTPEQENILQTTQTDCYNNLAACLLQMEPVNYERVKEYSQKVLERQPDNAKALYRAGVAFFHLQDYDQAQQYLLAAVNRQPKDANVRRYLQLTQSELSSYHQKERQLYLGMFG; the protein is encoded by the exons ATGGAGAAACGCCTGCAGGAGGCTCAGCTGTACAAGGAGAAAGGGAACCAGCGTTACCGAGAAGGGAAGTACCGAGATGCTGTAAGTAGGTACCATCGAGCTCTGCTTCAGCTGCGGGGTCTGGATCCAAATCTGCCCTCCCCGATACCCAATCTAGGACCTCAGGGCCCGGCCCTCACACCTGAGCAGGAGAACATACTGCAGACCACGCAGACAGACTGCTACAACAATCTAGCTG CCTGTCTCCTTCAGATGGAGCCAGTGAACTATGAACGAGTGAAAGAATACAGTCAGAAAGTCCTGGAACGACAACCTGATAATGCCAAGGCCTTGTATCGGGCTGGAGTAGCCTTCTTCCATCTGCAGGACTACGACCAGGCTCAGCAGTACCTCCTGGCTGCTGTCAACAGGCAGCCAAAAG ATGCCAATGTCCGACGGTACCTCCAGCTAACACAGTCGGAACTCAGTAGCTACCATCAGAAGGAGAGACAGCTCTACCTGGGCATGTTTGGTTAA